AAATTATGGCGATCCCAGGTGTTGACATCGTAGTCGGAACACAGGACCGCACAAAAATGCTTGGTTACATTGATCAGTACCGTGAAGAGCGCCAGCCGATCAACGGCGTAACGAACATTATGAAAAACCGTACGTACGAAGAGCTCGATGTACCTGCGTTTACAGACCGCACGAGAGCCTCGCTGAAAATCCAGGAAGGCTGCAACAACTTCTGTACGTTCTGCATCATTCCATGGGCGCGCGGCCTTATGCGTTCACGTGATCCTGAAGAAGTCATCAAACAGGCGCAGCAGCTTGTTGATGCAGGATACAAAGAAATTGTCCTGACAGGCATCCATACTGGCGGTTACGGTGAGGATATGAAGGATTATAACCTTGCCATGCTGCTGACAGATCTTGAAGCACGCGTGAAAGGTCTGAAGCGAATCCGTATTTCTTCAATCGAAGCCAGCCAGTTAACAGACGAAGTCATCGACGTCATCGACCGCTCCAACATGGTTGTAAGACATCTTCACATTCCATTGCAATCCGGCTCAAACACGGTGCTGAAACGGATGAGAAGAAAATATACGATGGAATTTTTCGCAGAGCGTCTTGAAAAGCTCAAAAAAGCATTGCCTGGTCTCGCTGTTACATCTGATGTCATTGTTGGATTCCCTGGTGAAACGGAAGAAGAATTCATGGAAACCTACCGCTTCATTCAGGAACAGAAATTCTCAGAGCTGCACGTGTTCCCATACTCTAAACGTACAGGCACACCTGCAGCAAGAATGGATGATCAGGTTGACGAGGAAGTGAAAAACGAGCGGGTTCACCGCCTGATTTCCCTGTCAGATCAGCTGGCAAAAGAATATGCTTCCGATTATCAGGATGAAGTGCTCGAAGTCATCCCGGAAGAACAGTACAAAGAAGATCCAACCGGTTCACTTTACGTAGGGTATACAGATAACTATCTGAAAGTGATTTTCCCTGCCAATGAAGAAATGGTTGGTAAGCTTGTCAAAGTGAAAATTACGGAGTCAGGTTATCCGTATAATAAAGGCG
The nucleotide sequence above comes from Jeotgalibacillus aurantiacus. Encoded proteins:
- the mtaB gene encoding tRNA (N(6)-L-threonylcarbamoyladenosine(37)-C(2))-methylthiotransferase MtaB, which gives rise to MATVAFHTLGCKVNHYETEAIWQLFKSNGYERVDYEQTSDVYVINTCTVTNTGDKKSRQVIRRAIRKNPDAVICVTGCYAQTSPAEIMAIPGVDIVVGTQDRTKMLGYIDQYREERQPINGVTNIMKNRTYEELDVPAFTDRTRASLKIQEGCNNFCTFCIIPWARGLMRSRDPEEVIKQAQQLVDAGYKEIVLTGIHTGGYGEDMKDYNLAMLLTDLEARVKGLKRIRISSIEASQLTDEVIDVIDRSNMVVRHLHIPLQSGSNTVLKRMRRKYTMEFFAERLEKLKKALPGLAVTSDVIVGFPGETEEEFMETYRFIQEQKFSELHVFPYSKRTGTPAARMDDQVDEEVKNERVHRLISLSDQLAKEYASDYQDEVLEVIPEEQYKEDPTGSLYVGYTDNYLKVIFPANEEMVGKLVKVKITESGYPYNKGEFVRVMADEHMPV